The sequence CGAACCCGCCGTACACCACCGGGAACACCCAGCCGCTCGGCCCGTCGTCGGTGCCGGGCGGCGCCTGGTCCGGGCCGAGCAGCAGGGTGGCGAGCAGGAACAGCGGCAGGGCGACCAGGAGGGTCCCGAGCAGTCCGGTCGCGACCCACATCGGGAAGGCCACCAACCCGGCGGGAGCCCGGCGCCCCCAGGGCCGGACGAAGGAGAGGGCGAGCAGGACGGCGACGGTGTCCATGCCGAAGGTCAGCAGGTTGACGAGCCACAGGTCGTCCATGGCGTCGCCGTCGCCGGCCCCGACCGGGTGGCCGGTGAGCCAGAGCAGCTTGAGGCCCAGATAGGGCACGGTCGCCGCGACGGCCACCGCGGACGCCACGGCCCTGGCCCGGCCGACCGGTGCGTCGGGGCGGTGTGCCGGGGCCGGTACGCCGTCCGGGGCCGGAGCGGGTGGCACGTCGGGTGTCGGGGTCGGGGCCGGTGCGCGGGTCGGGAGCATCGAGGTCATGTGTCCCACGGTCGCGCGGGTCGGGCGGCCCGCGCGTCCTCCGGAGACGGGATCCGCCTCCCCCGCCGGGGGGATCCGGGCGGACCGCCGCCGTCCCGGCGGGCGAGGGCCGGAGGTCTTGTTACCGGCGGGTCGCTTGCCTATCATCGCGAGTGTTACAGCTTTACTGTCAGACTTCGTCGATCCTCGGAGGGGCCGTGGCGCCCGTGGGTGGCAGCGGTGTGCACGGCGGCGGCGCGGGCGGGCCGCTGGCCGGGGTCCGGGTGGTCGAACTCGCCGGGATCGGCCCCGGACCGTTCGCCGCGATGCTGCTGGGCGACCTCGGCGCGGACGTGGTCCGGGTGGACCGCCCCGAGCCGTCGCCGCTCGGCATCGAGCCGGCGTACGACATCGCCAATCGCAACAAGCGTTCGGTGGTCGTCGACCTCAAGGCCCCCGAGGGGCCGGGGCAGGTGCTCGACCTGGTGGCCCGGGCCGATCTGCTGATCGAGGGGTACCGGCCGGGGGTCGCCGAGCGCCTCGGGGTCGGGCCGGAAGCCTGCCTGGCCCGCAACCCGGCGCTGGTCTACGGGCGGATGACCGGCTGGGGGCAGCACGGGCCGCTGGCCGCCAGGGCCGGGCACGACATCGGGTACACGGCGGTGGCCGGCGTGCTCGGTCTGGTCGCCCCGACGGCGGCAGTCCCCGCGGACGGCTCCGCGGCAGTCCCCGCGGCAGTCCCTGCGGACGGCTCCGCGGCCGATCCCGACGGGCCGCCCGCCCTCCCCGCCAACCTGCTCGGCGACTACGCCGGCGGCTCGCTCTACCTGGTCGTCGGTCTGCTCGCGGCCCTCCACCACGCCCGCGCAACCGGCGCCGGTCAGGTGGTGGACGCGGCGATCGTCGACGGCGCCGCCCACCTCACCGCCGTCCTCCAGGGACTGCTGGCCGGCGGCAGCTGGCAGGACCGGCGCGGCGTCAACCTCCTCGACGGCGGCGCGCCGTTCTACGCCGTCTACCCGGCCGCCGACGGCGGCCACCTCGCGGTCGGCGCGCTGGAGCCGCAGTTCTACGCCGAGTTCGCCCGGCTGCTGGAGCTCGGCCCGGACGCGCCCGGACAGTGGGACACCGCCCGCTGGCCCGAGCTGCGGGCCCGGATCGCGACGCGCTTCGCCGGCCGTACCCGCGCCGAATGGGAGCTCGTCTTCGCCGGGTCGGACGCCTGCGTGGAGCCCGTACTGACGATGCGTCAATCCCATGCGCACGAGCACCTGGTGAGCCGGGGGACGTACGTCGAGGTGGCCGGCGTCGTCCAGCCGGCCCCCGCACCGAGGTTCTCCGCCACCCCCGGCGCGCTGCGCCGCCCGCCGGCCCGGCCGGGAGCCGACACCGCCGAGGTCGCCCGCGACTGGGGCGCGCCCTCGCTCGCGGCCGGGGCGGCCGGGCCCGTCGAGCCTGCCGAGCCGGCCGGCCCCGCCGCCCCCGCCCGCACCCCCGCGCCGCCGACCGCCTGAACCCGACACCCTCCCAAGGAGTTTGCCGTGCAACGCGACCTCTTCACCGACGAGCACGAGGACTTCCGCGGCACCGTCCGGGCGTTCCTCGCCAAGGAGGTGCTGCCGCACTACGACCGCTGGGAGAAGGCCGGCATCGTGGACCGCGAAGCCTGGCTGGCGGCCGGTCGGCAGGGGCTGCTCGGCCTCGCCGTCGCCGAGGAGCACGGCGGCGGCGGGAACGCCGACTTCCGCTACGCCGCCGTACTGGCCGAGGAGTTCGCCCGGGCCGGGGCGTCCGGACTGGCGATCGGGCTGCACAACGACATCATCGGCCCGTACCTCACCTCGCTCGCCACCGAGGAGCAGCAGCGCCGCTGGCTGCCGGGATTCTGCTCCGGCGAACTCGTCACGGCCATCGCGATGACCGAGCCCGGGACCGGCTCCGACCTCCAGGGCATCCGCACCCGGGCCGAGGACCGGGGGGACCACTTCCTCCTCAACGGCGCCAAGACCTTCATCTCCAACGGGATCCTCGCGGACCTGGTGATCGTGGTCGCCCGCACCACCCCCGAGGGCGGCGCCCACGGCCTCAGCCTGCTGGTCGTCGAGCGGGGCATGCCCGGCTTCGAACGCGGCCGCAACCTCGACAAGATCGGCCAGAAGGCGCAGGACACCGCCGAGTTGTTCTTCGAGGACGTCCGCGTACCGAAGGAGAA comes from Streptomyces sp. TLI_053 and encodes:
- a CDS encoding acyl-CoA dehydrogenase family protein, producing the protein MQRDLFTDEHEDFRGTVRAFLAKEVLPHYDRWEKAGIVDREAWLAAGRQGLLGLAVAEEHGGGGNADFRYAAVLAEEFARAGASGLAIGLHNDIIGPYLTSLATEEQQRRWLPGFCSGELVTAIAMTEPGTGSDLQGIRTRAEDRGDHFLLNGAKTFISNGILADLVIVVARTTPEGGAHGLSLLVVERGMPGFERGRNLDKIGQKAQDTAELFFEDVRVPKENLLGELDQGFLYLMRNLAQERLTIAAAAIAGAEYLVEITTEYVKGREAFGRPLAKLQHVRFEIAELATECAVTRAFVDRCITEHNRYALTPADASMAKWWATELQKRTADRCLQLHGGYGYMTEYPVARAFTDGRIQTIYGGTTEIMKEIVGRSLLG
- a CDS encoding CaiB/BaiF CoA-transferase family protein yields the protein MGGSGVHGGGAGGPLAGVRVVELAGIGPGPFAAMLLGDLGADVVRVDRPEPSPLGIEPAYDIANRNKRSVVVDLKAPEGPGQVLDLVARADLLIEGYRPGVAERLGVGPEACLARNPALVYGRMTGWGQHGPLAARAGHDIGYTAVAGVLGLVAPTAAVPADGSAAVPAAVPADGSAADPDGPPALPANLLGDYAGGSLYLVVGLLAALHHARATGAGQVVDAAIVDGAAHLTAVLQGLLAGGSWQDRRGVNLLDGGAPFYAVYPAADGGHLAVGALEPQFYAEFARLLELGPDAPGQWDTARWPELRARIATRFAGRTRAEWELVFAGSDACVEPVLTMRQSHAHEHLVSRGTYVEVAGVVQPAPAPRFSATPGALRRPPARPGADTAEVARDWGAPSLAAGAAGPVEPAEPAGPAAPARTPAPPTA